In Caldivirga sp., one DNA window encodes the following:
- the amrS gene encoding AmmeMemoRadiSam system radical SAM enzyme, which yields MKEAELQRDLGGGVVMCTACARRCRLNDGQVGFCGVRANFGGKLFLVVYGKLSAIAVDPIEKKPLFHFNPGSSVLSMSTYGCSWACQFCQNFDISQRRLWEGFEVTPELIIELAESYGAQGLTYTYNEPSVFAEFAHDVGLLARKRGLFNTFVTNGFLTDEAVDYLSRFLDAATVDIKGNANREFLRKYSMVPDPEPIFQSIKEMRDKGIHVEITDLVVPEIGDKLEDAEKMLKRIMDYLGPDVSIHFLRFHPDYKLSNLPPTPVKTLEKHAELARRMGFRYVYLGNVPGHKLENTYCPNCGNVVIRRNGFQILEVNLTEDNRCRFCGAKIAIDGKVWPTWREDRFAYVPIHLFTKYTKVTKSDVEAVKGRLKGVH from the coding sequence GTGAAGGAGGCTGAACTACAGCGTGATTTAGGTGGAGGAGTGGTTATGTGCACTGCCTGTGCTAGGCGGTGTAGGCTTAATGATGGGCAGGTTGGGTTCTGTGGGGTTAGGGCTAACTTCGGTGGTAAGCTATTCCTGGTTGTTTACGGTAAATTATCAGCAATAGCCGTTGACCCTATTGAGAAGAAGCCTCTTTTCCACTTTAACCCAGGCTCAAGTGTCTTATCAATGTCCACCTATGGCTGCTCCTGGGCTTGCCAATTCTGCCAAAATTTTGACATTAGCCAAAGACGTTTATGGGAGGGTTTTGAGGTAACGCCGGAACTTATTATTGAACTCGCTGAGAGCTATGGGGCGCAGGGCTTAACGTACACTTATAATGAACCCTCAGTCTTCGCTGAGTTTGCCCATGACGTTGGTTTATTGGCTAGGAAGAGGGGTTTATTCAATACTTTCGTCACCAATGGTTTCTTAACTGATGAGGCTGTTGACTACTTATCAAGGTTTCTTGATGCCGCCACAGTTGACATTAAGGGTAATGCGAATAGGGAGTTTTTAAGGAAGTACTCAATGGTTCCTGACCCTGAACCAATATTCCAGTCGATTAAGGAAATGAGGGATAAGGGGATTCACGTTGAGATAACGGACTTGGTTGTTCCTGAGATTGGGGATAAGCTTGAGGACGCGGAGAAAATGCTTAAGAGAATCATGGATTACCTGGGACCAGACGTATCAATACACTTCCTCAGATTCCACCCTGACTACAAGCTCAGTAACCTACCGCCAACTCCAGTTAAGACCCTTGAGAAGCATGCTGAATTAGCAAGAAGGATGGGGTTTAGGTACGTTTACCTAGGTAATGTTCCAGGTCATAAGCTTGAGAACACCTACTGCCCCAACTGCGGTAACGTAGTGATTAGGAGGAATGGATTCCAGATACTTGAAGTTAACTTAACTGAGGATAATAGGTGCAGGTTCTGTGGAGCTAAGATAGCTATTGATGGTAAGGTTTGGCCAACATGGAGGGAGGATAGGTTTGCCTACGTTCCAATTCACCTATTCACCAAGTACACTAAGGTAACTAAGTCAGACGTTGAAGCAGTCAAGGGTAGGTTAAAGGGGGTTCACTAA
- a CDS encoding YbhB/YbcL family Raf kinase inhibitor-like protein: protein MRIKHLLILVMALAVALVVVVMFNEVSGGKVNVYEPNLGLGGFSIKVPIYGNGSTIPSSYACNGVNFTSSPPVIISNIPPGTKSLMVIMIDVDANMFIHWALINAPPVSLIPPNLPHSFNTSFGEQLINDFGNVGFNGPCPPSRHTYIIIVYALDSMINIKGGKYTYVQLVGMIKNHVLATALWIGYYG from the coding sequence ATGAGAATCAAGCACCTCCTAATCCTGGTTATGGCATTAGCGGTGGCGTTAGTAGTAGTGGTAATGTTTAATGAAGTCTCTGGAGGTAAAGTTAACGTTTATGAGCCTAACCTTGGTTTAGGGGGATTCAGCATTAAGGTACCTATTTATGGAAATGGATCAACCATACCTAGTTCATACGCCTGCAATGGGGTTAACTTCACATCCTCACCACCCGTAATCATAAGCAATATTCCCCCAGGCACTAAGTCACTCATGGTTATTATGATTGATGTAGACGCCAACATGTTTATACACTGGGCCCTAATAAACGCACCACCAGTATCACTAATACCACCCAACCTACCTCACTCATTTAATACAAGCTTCGGTGAGCAGTTGATTAATGACTTCGGTAATGTGGGCTTCAATGGCCCCTGCCCACCCAGTAGGCACACGTACATTATCATAGTCTATGCCCTAGACTCCATGATTAACATTAAGGGTGGTAAGTACACTTACGTTCAATTAGTGGGTATGATTAAGAACCATGTTTTAGCCACTGCCCTATGGATTGGTTACTACGGTTAA
- a CDS encoding DUF58 domain-containing protein produces the protein MVSVLGKLKAALRVVTRRQVIDQVRAVAQPLVMVIVSYVGFINGVPQLTTVASLALLFYTSYVLSWYVSRTVELRSIKVDLPAHAIHRGEGISVKAPVGIEVKPIVSKHVVVKGDGLIFKWSGVARLLGFLLITHDSLTGLSLSRFQQLKATVMVLPGPLKDAEAGVSRLIETGAEEYRGLIEYDYSKPASRIHWPSSAKVNSLIAKDYSEEATRLTVSIPALPDLLIGDEDRPIDRVLMALENLARQHGLIRVLLIGPGISESVNVSMGEVPLIEGLLVDAYSWARDEDEVRRLSRLINVPSDEAAWVIYPNPKLNEEGWDYFIINAAGHLAIIPSEKANYVIQLRRRGIEALVV, from the coding sequence GTGGTAAGTGTATTAGGTAAGTTAAAGGCAGCGTTAAGGGTAGTAACCAGGCGCCAGGTTATTGACCAGGTTAGGGCTGTGGCTCAACCACTGGTGATGGTTATTGTATCCTACGTAGGCTTCATAAATGGTGTACCCCAATTAACCACAGTAGCTTCCCTAGCCCTACTCTTCTACACATCCTACGTACTCTCATGGTACGTGTCACGCACGGTGGAGTTAAGGAGCATTAAAGTTGACCTTCCAGCCCACGCAATACATAGGGGTGAGGGCATTAGTGTTAAGGCTCCAGTTGGTATTGAAGTGAAGCCTATTGTGTCGAAGCATGTGGTGGTTAAGGGTGATGGGTTAATCTTCAAGTGGAGTGGTGTGGCTAGGTTGCTTGGCTTCCTACTAATCACGCATGATTCCTTAACTGGATTATCCTTATCTAGGTTCCAACAATTGAAGGCAACAGTAATGGTTCTGCCAGGGCCATTAAAGGATGCTGAAGCCGGGGTCTCAAGGCTTATTGAAACTGGAGCTGAGGAGTATAGGGGGCTTATTGAGTATGATTACTCTAAGCCCGCTTCGAGGATACATTGGCCATCATCAGCCAAGGTTAATTCACTGATAGCTAAGGATTACAGCGAGGAGGCGACTAGGTTAACAGTATCTATACCTGCACTGCCTGATTTATTAATTGGGGATGAGGATAGGCCTATTGATAGGGTTCTTATGGCTCTTGAGAACCTGGCTAGGCAACATGGGTTAATTAGGGTTCTTTTAATTGGACCAGGTATATCGGAGAGCGTGAACGTAAGTATGGGTGAAGTACCCCTTATTGAGGGCTTGCTCGTGGATGCTTACTCATGGGCTAGGGATGAGGATGAGGTTAGGAGACTGAGTAGGTTAATTAATGTACCGAGTGATGAAGCCGCCTGGGTCATATACCCTAATCCTAAGCTCAATGAGGAGGGGTGGGACTACTTCATAATTAACGCTGCAGGGCACTTAGCAATAATACCTAGTGAGAAGGCTAATTACGTTATTCAATTGAGGAGGAGGGGTATTGAGGCTTTGGTGGTTTAA
- a CDS encoding MoxR family ATPase, giving the protein MSDTQAVGTVLSRMLSELSKVIIGYEEEAMVMFATLLASGHVLLEGVPGVGKTTLAKAFARTLSLSFSRIQFTPDLLPSDVVGTVVYNPKVNDFEVKLGPIFANIVLADEINRAPPKTQAGLLEAMQEGQVTIGGKSFKLPKPFMVIATQDPRELSGTYPLPEAQLDRFMTRIYLTYPSFDEEIQISMNTNLGKVELVRQVISIDELIKLIDQVDGVKLTRPVANYIVNVVRATREYKGVRLGASTRAIQMLSRLARAWALMHERNYVIPEDVIKVAPYVLAHRIFSSSVSPEKVIEDVLRGVETPEASLIRK; this is encoded by the coding sequence GTGAGTGATACTCAAGCAGTGGGTACGGTGCTTAGTAGGATGCTGTCTGAGTTATCTAAGGTTATTATTGGTTATGAGGAGGAGGCCATGGTAATGTTCGCGACACTACTGGCAAGCGGCCACGTCCTACTTGAGGGTGTACCGGGGGTTGGTAAAACAACTTTAGCTAAGGCCTTCGCCAGGACCCTTAGCCTAAGCTTCAGTAGGATTCAATTTACCCCAGATCTACTTCCAAGTGACGTGGTTGGTACAGTGGTTTATAACCCTAAGGTAAATGACTTCGAGGTTAAGCTTGGGCCAATATTCGCAAACATAGTGCTAGCCGATGAGATTAATAGGGCCCCACCTAAGACTCAGGCTGGTTTACTTGAGGCCATGCAGGAGGGGCAGGTTACCATTGGTGGGAAGTCCTTTAAATTACCTAAACCATTCATGGTTATTGCAACCCAGGACCCAAGGGAATTAAGCGGCACTTACCCTCTTCCTGAGGCTCAACTGGACAGGTTCATGACTAGGATTTACTTAACGTACCCAAGCTTCGATGAGGAGATTCAAATAAGCATGAACACTAACCTGGGTAAGGTTGAATTAGTTAGGCAGGTTATTTCAATAGATGAATTAATCAAGTTAATTGACCAGGTTGATGGGGTTAAGTTAACTCGCCCAGTGGCTAACTACATAGTTAACGTGGTGAGGGCAACTAGGGAGTATAAGGGTGTTAGGCTTGGAGCCAGTACTAGGGCTATTCAAATGCTCAGTAGGTTAGCTAGGGCTTGGGCTTTAATGCATGAGAGGAATTACGTGATTCCTGAGGACGTAATTAAGGTTGCACCATACGTGTTAGCCCACAGGATCTTCTCCTCATCAGTTAGCCCCGAGAAGGTTATTGAAGACGTATTAAGGGGTGTTGAAACCCCTGAGGCTAGTTTAATAAGGAAATAG
- a CDS encoding nucleotidyltransferase domain-containing protein — MLNNIPREVLKDVESFLREVNERFRIREAYLFGSFVRGDWLRTSDVDLVIVSEDFEGMRFLERLDVLNKIQWDLGLKHFIEVIPLTPREFLEQIQHSVVLRDASKYWIKILG, encoded by the coding sequence ATGTTAAACAATATACCGAGGGAAGTTCTTAAGGACGTTGAATCATTCCTGAGGGAAGTTAATGAACGGTTTAGGATTAGGGAAGCTTACTTATTTGGTAGTTTCGTTAGGGGTGATTGGTTAAGGACAAGTGATGTTGACTTAGTCATAGTTTCGGAGGACTTCGAGGGGATGAGATTCCTAGAGAGGCTTGATGTTCTTAATAAGATCCAGTGGGATCTTGGGCTTAAGCACTTTATTGAAGTCATACCGTTAACGCCACGGGAGTTCCTAGAGCAGATTCAACACAGTGTTGTGTTAAGGGACGCTTCCAAGTATTGGATCAAGATACTGGGTTAA
- a CDS encoding HEPN domain-containing protein, protein MRREALLWIRAAEEDLFDADIMLKASRWFRVAFHAHQAVEEALKALFFIVRREDPPKIHTITELYRVLKESGFTLPSDLERQLYVLNKYYTVTCYPDAAGGLPSESVDEAEARRALELARRVVEYVKQYTEGSS, encoded by the coding sequence ATGCGTAGAGAGGCTTTACTTTGGATTAGGGCTGCTGAGGAGGATTTGTTCGACGCTGATATAATGCTTAAGGCTAGTAGGTGGTTTAGGGTTGCCTTTCACGCACATCAGGCTGTTGAGGAAGCTCTTAAAGCATTATTCTTCATCGTACGTAGGGAGGATCCACCGAAGATCCATACAATTACTGAATTATACAGAGTGCTTAAGGAGTCAGGCTTCACGTTACCAAGTGATCTTGAACGACAATTATACGTATTGAATAAGTACTACACGGTTACATGCTACCCTGATGCAGCCGGAGGATTACCAAGTGAGTCTGTTGATGAGGCTGAGGCAAGGAGGGCTTTAGAGCTGGCGAGGAGGGTGGTTGAGTATGTTAAACAATATACCGAGGGAAGTTCTTAA
- a CDS encoding PaREP1 family protein — protein MPKELIRIIEEKGIDVVDLVLSAISRSDPSESIKIRLDLARKYMSEAREYLVKGDAVQASEKAYKAAEEVIKALAEKYNLPEYQNALKEGRWYIYQLSSVVNKLSGALGNWVISGWSSAYLLHVWGFHEAKLSADDVTGYMSEVEKMIKEAEKILAP, from the coding sequence ATACCTAAGGAGTTAATAAGAATAATTGAGGAGAAGGGTATTGATGTAGTCGACTTAGTACTAAGTGCAATATCGAGAAGTGACCCATCTGAGAGCATAAAAATAAGGCTAGACTTAGCTAGGAAATACATGAGTGAGGCTAGAGAGTATTTAGTTAAGGGTGATGCTGTTCAGGCTAGTGAGAAGGCGTATAAGGCTGCTGAGGAGGTTATTAAGGCATTGGCTGAGAAGTATAATTTACCGGAATACCAAAACGCCTTAAAGGAAGGAAGATGGTACATCTACCAGTTAAGTTCCGTGGTTAATAAATTATCAGGGGCACTGGGTAACTGGGTAATAAGTGGCTGGAGTAGCGCTTATTTACTTCACGTGTGGGGTTTTCATGAAGCTAAGTTATCTGCAGATGACGTAACCGGGTATATGAGTGAGGTTGAGAAGATGATTAAGGAGGCTGAGAAAATACTAGCACCTTAA
- the aroC gene encoding chorismate synthase codes for MSSIGVAFKVTTFGESHGPALGVVIDGVPAGVQLSEDYIRSELNRRRFCHIPVLNPRCEDEEFQVLSGVKDGLTTGTPVAIVIWNRRAKSDYYMDIWMKPRPGHADLAWYLKFGRLYDFRGGGRASGRETVARIAAGAVAKAILNQVINVNVSSHLIELGGVSISRDDYTFNDVVKSWEKPLPMIDDEAVKKATEVLVKTATEGDSVGGIGEVLTTEVPPGLGEPVFDKLKADLAKAVMSIPSATGIEFGLGFKLARMRGSEANDQIVLRNGKPRLETNRVGGLLGGMSIGEPIRFRVAFKPTPSVRKPQRTVDLEKMTEVSITFTGRYDVSTAPKAILAAEAMTAIILVDHAIRAGLIPRIVRK; via the coding sequence GTGAGTAGTATTGGAGTAGCCTTCAAGGTAACAACCTTCGGGGAGAGCCATGGACCAGCATTAGGCGTAGTCATAGATGGGGTTCCCGCCGGGGTTCAGTTGAGTGAGGATTACATTAGGAGTGAGCTTAACAGGAGGAGGTTTTGCCACATACCAGTACTAAATCCCCGCTGTGAGGATGAGGAGTTTCAGGTACTTTCAGGGGTTAAGGATGGGTTAACCACCGGTACGCCGGTGGCTATTGTGATTTGGAATAGGAGGGCTAAGTCAGACTACTACATGGATATTTGGATGAAGCCTAGGCCAGGTCACGCTGACTTAGCCTGGTACCTGAAGTTCGGTAGGCTCTATGACTTTAGGGGTGGGGGTAGGGCTAGTGGCAGGGAGACTGTAGCTAGGATTGCCGCTGGGGCTGTGGCTAAGGCTATACTTAACCAGGTGATTAACGTTAATGTTTCAAGCCACCTAATTGAGCTTGGGGGTGTGTCAATAAGTAGGGATGACTACACCTTCAATGATGTTGTTAAGTCTTGGGAGAAGCCCCTGCCGATGATTGATGATGAGGCGGTTAAGAAGGCTACAGAGGTTCTAGTGAAAACAGCCACAGAGGGGGATAGTGTTGGGGGTATTGGTGAAGTGTTAACCACCGAGGTGCCTCCAGGGCTTGGTGAACCAGTGTTCGATAAGCTTAAGGCTGACTTAGCCAAAGCAGTGATGTCGATACCAAGCGCCACAGGTATTGAGTTCGGCCTAGGCTTTAAGCTGGCTAGGATGAGGGGGAGTGAGGCTAATGACCAAATAGTGCTTAGGAATGGTAAACCAAGGCTTGAGACTAATAGGGTTGGTGGCCTACTAGGTGGTATGAGTATTGGTGAACCAATTAGGTTTAGAGTAGCCTTTAAGCCAACTCCAAGCGTTAGGAAGCCTCAAAGAACCGTTGACCTTGAGAAGATGACTGAAGTCTCAATAACCTTCACCGGCAGGTATGACGTATCCACTGCCCCGAAGGCAATCCTAGCCGCTGAGGCAATGACGGCAATAATCCTAGTGGATCACGCTATAAGGGCAGGCCTAATACCCAGGATCGTGAGGAAATAA